From Thermogemmatispora onikobensis, one genomic window encodes:
- a CDS encoding aminotransferase class V-fold PLP-dependent enzyme: protein MTTDASRVPYPAPSAVEHPELEAYRKEFPILQRKTYLNSCSLGALSQRGMARLAEFMERWNEWGAHAWYEIWLGELERARRQFAAIIGAEPHEVALAPNVSVALGAIASAFDYRQRNKVVLADMDFPTLAYQWLAKRRLGVECVFVESPDRIYTPPELFEEKVDERTLLVATSRVFYTSGYIQDVRAVADIAHKQGAYLLIDDYQGTGQIPIDVEAMDIDILVSGTLKWLMGGPGLAFVYIREGLLSQLEPTIAGWFGHREQFQFKTRELEFRSDAARIELGTPAVPSVYVANAGMEIVREIGVETICERTRYLTNDLIARAREHGWQVHAPREPERRSSIVMLEVEQPEQVVAELIQRNIIVDSRPGLVRISPYFYNTIEENAIVVAALEEILEERRRSGLG from the coding sequence ATGACCACGGATGCGTCGCGTGTGCCGTATCCGGCGCCGTCTGCGGTAGAGCATCCTGAGCTAGAGGCTTACCGAAAGGAATTTCCCATTCTCCAGCGCAAGACCTATCTCAATAGCTGCTCGCTGGGGGCCCTCTCGCAGCGTGGGATGGCGCGTCTGGCTGAATTCATGGAGCGCTGGAATGAATGGGGGGCCCACGCCTGGTATGAGATCTGGCTGGGCGAGCTAGAGCGGGCGCGGCGTCAGTTTGCGGCCATCATCGGTGCGGAGCCACACGAGGTTGCTCTTGCCCCCAATGTCTCCGTGGCCCTTGGGGCCATTGCCAGCGCTTTTGACTATCGTCAGCGCAACAAAGTGGTCCTGGCCGACATGGATTTCCCAACCCTGGCCTATCAATGGCTGGCCAAGCGGCGCCTGGGCGTCGAATGCGTCTTTGTCGAAAGCCCTGACCGCATCTACACCCCCCCCGAGCTGTTCGAAGAGAAAGTAGACGAGCGTACCCTCCTGGTTGCCACCTCGCGCGTCTTCTATACCAGCGGCTACATCCAGGACGTACGGGCGGTGGCCGATATTGCTCACAAGCAGGGGGCCTACCTGCTGATCGATGACTACCAGGGCACGGGGCAGATCCCCATCGACGTCGAAGCAATGGACATCGATATTCTGGTCAGCGGCACCCTGAAATGGTTGATGGGGGGCCCTGGTCTGGCCTTCGTCTATATCCGTGAGGGGCTGCTCTCGCAGTTAGAGCCGACAATAGCTGGCTGGTTTGGCCATCGCGAGCAATTCCAGTTCAAGACGCGCGAGCTGGAATTTCGCTCAGATGCGGCTCGGATCGAGCTAGGGACGCCGGCGGTCCCGTCTGTCTACGTTGCCAATGCTGGCATGGAGATTGTACGCGAGATTGGCGTTGAGACCATCTGCGAGCGCACACGCTACCTGACCAACGACCTGATTGCGCGGGCGCGCGAGCATGGTTGGCAGGTGCATGCTCCCCGCGAGCCCGAGCGACGCAGCTCGATCGTCATGCTAGAGGTGGAGCAGCCCGAGCAGGTTGTGGCCGAGCTGATCCAGCGCAATATCATCGTCGATTCGCGGCCTGGCCTTGTGCGTATCTCCCCGTATTTTTACAACACCATCGAGGAGAACGCTATTGTGGTCGCAGCGCTCGAAGAGATTCTAGAGGAGCGACGCCGTAGCGGCCTGGGCTAG
- a CDS encoding methylated-DNA--[protein]-cysteine S-methyltransferase: MTEQQFRSLSQGRQLVRELRTFQQEASPPPALRSRVLLRVGLADGYLCFSSPIGPVFVALNVRGISAVDRAEDAASFEARFRAEFGRPIVALDLADAPAWARQIESALQTGHAANLPFDLRGRSPFEQAVLCRTLLIPFGEVRPYAWVAREIGQPHAVRAVGNALARNPIPLLIPCHRVVRSDCQIGNYSLGGPLNKRALLQAEGIDLDLLEQLAARGVRYIGSTTTHVYCFPTCRYARRISPEHRQPLHSPKEAARLGYRPCQRCRPAPLASAESSLASE; this comes from the coding sequence ATGACTGAGCAACAGTTTCGCAGCCTATCACAAGGGCGACAACTGGTCCGCGAGCTGCGCACTTTCCAGCAGGAAGCTTCACCCCCACCAGCCCTGCGCTCCCGCGTTTTGCTCCGCGTCGGGCTGGCTGACGGCTACCTGTGCTTCTCGTCGCCGATCGGACCGGTTTTCGTGGCACTGAATGTGCGCGGAATTTCCGCAGTGGATCGCGCAGAGGATGCAGCCAGCTTCGAGGCTCGCTTTCGCGCGGAGTTTGGACGGCCCATCGTCGCCCTTGATCTCGCTGACGCTCCAGCCTGGGCCAGGCAGATCGAGTCTGCCCTACAGACCGGCCACGCGGCCAATCTGCCTTTTGACCTGCGGGGCCGCAGCCCCTTCGAACAGGCCGTCCTGTGCCGGACGCTGCTGATCCCCTTCGGCGAGGTGCGCCCCTACGCCTGGGTAGCGCGCGAGATTGGGCAGCCACACGCCGTACGGGCCGTGGGCAACGCCCTGGCACGCAACCCCATCCCGCTGCTGATCCCCTGCCACCGGGTGGTGCGCAGCGATTGCCAGATCGGTAACTACAGTCTGGGCGGCCCGCTCAATAAACGGGCATTGTTGCAAGCCGAAGGGATCGACCTGGACTTGCTCGAGCAGCTTGCCGCCAGGGGGGTGCGCTACATCGGCAGTACGACTACCCATGTCTACTGCTTCCCGACCTGTCGCTACGCGCGCCGAATCTCCCCGGAACACCGCCAGCCCTTGCACTCGCCGAAGGAGGCGGCACGCCTCGGCTATCGCCCCTGCCAGCGCTGCCGTCCCGCCCCTCTCGCAAGTGCAGAGAGCAGCCTCGCCAGCGAGTAG
- a CDS encoding mycoredoxin: MERHATASTITQQQIKVYATSWCGDCRRAKRWLDEHHISYDYIDIEKDEQAAAYVLQVNGGLRSVPTIVFPDGSILVEPSNRELAQKFGLS; the protein is encoded by the coding sequence GTGGAAAGACACGCTACCGCTTCGACTATTACCCAACAGCAAATCAAGGTATATGCGACAAGCTGGTGTGGTGATTGTCGTAGAGCAAAGCGCTGGCTCGACGAACACCACATCTCCTATGACTACATCGATATAGAAAAAGACGAGCAGGCTGCCGCCTACGTCCTCCAGGTCAATGGTGGTCTGCGCAGCGTCCCCACCATCGTCTTCCCCGACGGCTCCATCCTCGTGGAACCCTCGAACCGCGAGCTGGCGCAGAAGTTCGGCCTCAGCTAA
- a CDS encoding pyridoxal phosphate-dependent decarboxylase family protein, with protein MEEQEQKRATLDPAQQEQATGDMDPASFRLYAHQVVDWVADYLEQVGDYPVLARTQPGDIRRALPAQPPQQPESMQAILADFERILLPGITHWNAPGFMGFFGITGSGPGILGELLTAALNVNAMLWRTSPAATELEQVALDWLRQMLGLPEPLFGVINDTASAGTLYALAAAREALSDLQIRQRGMSGRPEVPRLRYYASQEAHSAVDKAGIVLGVGLEGLRKIPVDDEYRLDVAALERAIKEDLAAGWRPFAVVATVGTTSTTSVDPVPAIADLCERYGLWLHIDASYAGVAALLPEYRHILAGCERADSFIVNPHKWLFTPLDCSVFFTRKPEIVKATFSLVLEILRTDEEAPNLMDYGISLGRRFRSLKLWMIMRYFGQEGLQARLREHIRLGQLLAQWIDEAPDFERLAPTPFSTVCFRAHPRGLDDEEQLAALNERLLNRINGAGHYFLSHTRLRGRYSLRAAIGNLRTCEETVRGLWQELQEGLEAELAQRP; from the coding sequence ATGGAAGAACAAGAGCAGAAACGAGCAACCCTTGATCCCGCCCAACAGGAGCAAGCGACCGGTGATATGGACCCGGCCAGCTTTCGCCTCTATGCTCACCAGGTGGTCGACTGGGTCGCTGATTATCTGGAGCAGGTCGGCGACTATCCCGTGCTTGCGCGCACGCAGCCGGGCGATATCCGGCGGGCTTTGCCGGCTCAACCGCCGCAGCAGCCCGAATCGATGCAAGCCATCCTTGCCGACTTTGAGCGCATTCTTCTCCCCGGCATCACCCACTGGAATGCTCCTGGCTTCATGGGCTTCTTTGGCATTACCGGCTCCGGCCCGGGCATCCTTGGCGAACTGCTTACCGCGGCCCTCAACGTGAATGCCATGCTCTGGCGCACCTCTCCGGCGGCCACTGAGCTAGAGCAAGTGGCGCTCGACTGGTTGCGGCAGATGCTTGGCCTGCCCGAGCCGCTCTTTGGGGTCATCAACGATACGGCCTCTGCCGGCACGCTCTACGCCCTGGCGGCGGCCCGCGAAGCCCTCAGCGATTTGCAGATTCGTCAGCGGGGCATGAGTGGGCGGCCCGAGGTGCCGCGCCTGCGTTATTATGCCTCGCAGGAGGCCCACTCTGCCGTAGACAAGGCTGGCATCGTTCTGGGCGTGGGGCTGGAGGGCTTGCGCAAGATCCCCGTCGATGACGAGTATCGCCTGGATGTTGCGGCTCTGGAGCGGGCGATTAAGGAGGACCTGGCGGCGGGCTGGAGGCCCTTCGCTGTTGTGGCGACTGTGGGCACAACCTCGACCACCAGTGTCGACCCGGTCCCGGCTATTGCTGATCTCTGCGAGCGCTATGGCCTCTGGTTGCATATCGACGCCTCGTACGCAGGTGTTGCCGCCCTGCTGCCGGAGTATCGTCACATCCTGGCCGGCTGCGAGCGAGCCGACAGCTTTATTGTCAATCCCCACAAGTGGCTCTTTACACCGCTAGACTGCAGTGTCTTCTTCACCCGCAAGCCCGAGATTGTCAAGGCCACCTTCAGCCTGGTACTGGAGATTCTGCGCACCGACGAGGAGGCTCCCAATCTCATGGATTATGGCATCTCGCTCGGGCGGCGCTTCCGCTCCCTGAAGCTGTGGATGATCATGCGTTACTTTGGGCAGGAGGGGCTGCAGGCGCGTCTGCGCGAGCACATTCGCCTCGGGCAGCTCCTGGCCCAGTGGATTGACGAGGCGCCTGATTTTGAACGCCTGGCGCCCACGCCCTTCAGCACGGTCTGCTTCCGGGCCCATCCGCGCGGCCTCGACGATGAGGAGCAGCTGGCCGCTCTCAACGAGCGCCTGCTCAATCGCATCAATGGAGCGGGCCACTACTTCCTCTCGCATACCAGGCTGCGCGGCAGATATAGTTTGCGGGCCGCCATCGGCAATCTGCGCACCTGCGAGGAGACTGTGCGGGGATTGTGGCAAGAGCTGCAGGAGGGACTGGAGGCCGAGCTAGCCCAGCGCCCCTAG
- a CDS encoding PIG-L deacetylase family protein, translating into MQGQQEVVETSREQTRRAMVIVAHPDDAEFGCGGSVARWVREGWEVYYVICTDGGGGGPDEAQDVSAEARQRTIETRQAEQRAACQILGVKEVIFLGHPDGQLQPTRDLKRELVRLLRMYRPTRVVCQSPERSWSPALMLGRYHPDHLTAGRMALEAIYPASQNAWDFPELLAEGLQPHRVREVYIVGAPVLNHAEDISETIELKLQALQAHASQVGDHFEQVAERVRRGAQECGARHQLAYAEEFHRTENAR; encoded by the coding sequence ATGCAGGGACAACAAGAAGTAGTTGAGACATCGAGAGAGCAAACCAGGCGTGCAATGGTGATTGTGGCCCATCCCGATGACGCAGAATTCGGCTGTGGTGGGAGCGTGGCGCGTTGGGTGCGCGAGGGGTGGGAGGTCTATTATGTGATCTGCACCGATGGAGGAGGTGGTGGACCGGATGAGGCTCAGGATGTCAGTGCGGAGGCGCGGCAGCGTACGATCGAGACGCGCCAGGCTGAACAGCGGGCCGCCTGTCAGATTCTGGGAGTCAAAGAGGTAATTTTCCTTGGCCATCCTGATGGACAGCTGCAGCCGACGCGCGACCTGAAGCGCGAGCTGGTGCGTCTCCTGCGCATGTACCGTCCCACGCGCGTGGTCTGTCAATCACCAGAGCGCTCCTGGTCGCCGGCTCTCATGTTGGGGCGCTATCATCCCGATCATCTGACTGCCGGGCGGATGGCGCTGGAGGCGATCTATCCCGCCTCGCAGAATGCCTGGGACTTCCCCGAGCTACTAGCCGAGGGACTGCAGCCGCATCGGGTGCGCGAGGTCTACATTGTGGGAGCGCCCGTGCTTAATCATGCCGAAGATATCTCCGAGACCATTGAGCTGAAGCTGCAGGCGCTGCAGGCTCATGCTAGCCAGGTTGGGGATCATTTCGAGCAGGTGGCGGAGCGTGTGCGTCGTGGGGCTCAGGAGTGTGGGGCGCGTCATCAGCTGGCCTACGCCGAGGAGTTTCACCGCACAGAGAATGCTCGCTAG
- a CDS encoding RNA polymerase sigma factor: protein MPKNRADEVDLDQEQALLDGLLVDLDRCFEQVVLRYEQRLFAFALRLSGSYEEAQEITQDAFVRAYHALSGYAVEQVRTLALRAWLYQIVLNVARNRLRKLRRLPACLSLEQASADLDEEPESAPANGPEAHLEARERQRLLQQALLMLPLPYREVIVLRHIEGLSYPELARLLNQPIGTVKARVHRGLTQLRQVLANHHAREVLYD, encoded by the coding sequence ATGCCCAAGAATCGTGCTGATGAGGTGGATCTCGATCAAGAGCAGGCGCTGCTAGATGGCCTGCTCGTCGACCTCGATCGCTGCTTCGAGCAGGTAGTGCTCCGCTATGAGCAGCGCCTCTTTGCCTTCGCTCTGCGGTTGAGCGGGAGTTACGAAGAGGCGCAGGAAATCACCCAGGACGCCTTTGTGCGCGCCTATCACGCGCTTAGCGGCTATGCTGTCGAGCAGGTGCGTACTCTGGCTCTGCGTGCCTGGCTCTATCAGATTGTGCTCAATGTGGCGCGCAATCGACTGCGCAAGCTTCGCCGTCTGCCAGCCTGTCTCTCTCTGGAGCAGGCCAGCGCAGACCTGGACGAGGAACCGGAGAGCGCACCAGCCAACGGTCCCGAGGCCCACCTGGAGGCGCGCGAGCGGCAGCGTCTGCTGCAACAGGCGCTGCTGATGCTACCGCTCCCCTATCGTGAGGTGATTGTGCTGCGCCACATCGAGGGGCTGAGCTATCCAGAACTGGCCCGCCTGCTCAATCAACCGATTGGGACGGTCAAAGCCAGAGTCCATCGTGGCCTGACGCAGCTACGCCAGGTACTTGCTAATCATCATGCTCGTGAGGTGCTCTATGACTGA
- a CDS encoding zinc ribbon domain-containing protein has product MVCPECHASCAPEDQRCPVCGAELVIPVSRSLVTRSRPALELRRRQWPAVLRGPVQGVAAGVGALAVGVGLELLRRRLIALLARSSGVGHQAAQALPLLSQLKPLGPVASGKAPKLPRGYEIHETVVYVERVIRRRS; this is encoded by the coding sequence ATGGTCTGTCCTGAGTGTCATGCCAGCTGTGCGCCGGAGGACCAGCGTTGTCCGGTCTGCGGTGCTGAGCTGGTTATACCGGTCTCACGCAGCCTGGTAACCAGGTCACGGCCAGCCCTGGAGCTGCGGCGGCGGCAGTGGCCAGCGGTTCTGCGCGGCCCGGTCCAGGGAGTAGCCGCCGGAGTAGGCGCCCTGGCCGTGGGAGTCGGCCTGGAGCTGCTCCGGCGCCGCCTGATTGCGCTGCTGGCGCGCTCCAGCGGCGTGGGGCACCAGGCAGCCCAGGCCCTGCCGCTGCTGAGTCAGCTGAAGCCGCTGGGGCCGGTAGCATCTGGGAAGGCTCCCAAGCTGCCACGGGGCTATGAGATTCACGAAACGGTTGTCTACGTTGAGCGAGTCATTCGCCGCCGTTCATAA
- a CDS encoding cysteine desulfurase family protein, protein MSLRHPGLRSDLLYLDYNATTPVDPVVVEAMLPYLREHFGNPSSAHSYGWAAHQALERSRADVATLLGCSPGEIIFTGGGSESDNLAIRGVALACREQGQGDHIITQVTEHPAVLNTCRALERLHGFRVTYLPVDEYGRVSPEQVERAIDRRTVLVSVMHANNETGTLQPLAEIAAIAHHYGALMHSDAAQSVGKITTSVADLGVDLLTVAGHKLYAPKGVGALYVRRGLGFTLEPVLYGGGQERGLRAGTESVAACVALGAACRLAAERLPSESARLRRLRDLLWQRLRESLGEQVQLNGHPEERLPNTLNVSISGLSGEEILAATPEVAASTGSACHEGSTDPSPVLLAMGLGRARALGALRLTLGRWSSVDEVERAAVSLLRSMRALARNMRS, encoded by the coding sequence ATGAGTTTGCGGCATCCAGGGTTACGTAGTGATCTGCTCTATCTGGACTACAATGCCACCACCCCGGTTGACCCGGTCGTTGTCGAGGCTATGCTCCCGTACCTGCGCGAGCATTTTGGCAATCCCTCCAGCGCCCACAGCTATGGCTGGGCGGCCCATCAGGCCCTCGAACGCTCGCGGGCTGATGTTGCCACCCTGCTCGGCTGTTCCCCTGGGGAGATCATCTTCACCGGTGGCGGTTCCGAGAGCGACAACCTGGCCATTCGGGGTGTGGCCCTGGCGTGCAGGGAGCAGGGCCAGGGTGATCACATCATCACCCAGGTCACCGAGCATCCGGCTGTTCTCAACACCTGTCGCGCGTTGGAACGACTCCACGGCTTCCGTGTCACCTATTTGCCGGTCGACGAGTACGGGCGGGTCTCCCCGGAGCAGGTTGAGCGGGCGATCGATCGACGCACGGTGCTGGTCAGCGTCATGCATGCCAACAACGAAACCGGCACCCTGCAGCCGCTCGCTGAGATCGCCGCCATTGCACACCACTACGGCGCGCTCATGCATAGCGATGCTGCGCAGAGCGTCGGCAAGATCACCACCTCTGTAGCCGACCTGGGGGTAGACTTGCTGACGGTGGCCGGTCACAAGCTCTACGCCCCCAAAGGTGTCGGCGCGCTCTATGTGCGCCGTGGTCTGGGCTTTACCTTAGAGCCGGTCCTCTATGGCGGAGGACAGGAGCGTGGCCTGCGGGCTGGGACCGAGAGCGTGGCGGCCTGTGTGGCCCTGGGCGCCGCCTGCCGCCTGGCGGCGGAGCGTCTGCCGTCGGAGAGCGCGCGACTGCGACGTCTGCGAGATCTGCTCTGGCAGCGCCTGCGCGAAAGCCTGGGCGAGCAGGTCCAGCTCAATGGCCACCCCGAGGAGCGCCTGCCCAACACGCTGAACGTCAGCATCAGTGGCCTCAGCGGCGAGGAGATTCTGGCTGCCACACCGGAAGTAGCTGCTTCCACCGGCTCGGCCTGCCACGAAGGGAGCACCGACCCGTCGCCTGTCCTCCTGGCGATGGGCCTGGGGCGCGCGCGTGCTCTGGGCGCTCTGCGCCTCACCCTCGGGCGCTGGAGCAGCGTCGACGAAGTTGAGCGGGCGGCAGTCTCACTGCTGCGTAGCATGCGCGCACTGGCCCGCAACATGCGCTCCTAG
- a CDS encoding NAD(P)/FAD-dependent oxidoreductase — protein MQESRDVLVVGGGPAGLAAAEAVARQGVDVLVLERQSEIGYPVHTSGGSWIKDMQELGVPAQLYHPIPQVFFLSPRQQVALRYDPPVACVLDVRGLYQYLAARAVAAGAELRLRHAVDQVLLEEGGVRGITVRDERGLRRTIRASVTIDASGMARHIAVRAGLGGAFRRYGYGAEYDLYAPRYPQEELYLLMGSEVAPSGYAWVFPRGQGRVRLGVGVIHPDSEDDARLYLEYLLREEPRLREKLRGASPLEYHTGLFPAEGPAGRFSTAGLLLAGDAGGQGSTLVGEGIRFAIYAGRLAGEVAAEAVKEGDTSATFLERFDQHWRARFGREMELAYLINRHIAAYRDEQWDDALVLLRRLTPSQWAQAMRGEFTAGLLMGIMAHSPRLVASGGRRLLERLLKRLAQGASAS, from the coding sequence ATGCAGGAGTCCAGGGACGTTCTTGTTGTGGGGGGAGGGCCGGCGGGGCTGGCTGCCGCGGAGGCGGTGGCGCGTCAGGGGGTGGACGTGCTGGTCTTGGAGCGACAGAGCGAGATCGGCTATCCGGTCCATACCAGTGGCGGAAGCTGGATCAAAGATATGCAAGAGCTGGGCGTGCCTGCCCAGCTCTATCATCCGATCCCCCAGGTGTTTTTCCTCTCGCCCCGGCAGCAGGTAGCGCTGCGCTATGATCCACCGGTGGCCTGTGTTCTCGATGTGCGGGGTCTCTATCAGTACCTGGCGGCGCGTGCCGTTGCCGCAGGAGCGGAGCTGCGCCTGCGCCATGCGGTCGATCAGGTCCTGCTTGAAGAGGGGGGCGTGCGTGGGATCACGGTGCGTGATGAGCGTGGGCTCCGCCGGACGATCAGGGCCAGCGTGACGATCGATGCCAGCGGAATGGCTCGTCATATAGCCGTGCGAGCGGGACTCGGCGGCGCCTTCCGGCGCTATGGTTATGGGGCCGAGTACGATCTCTATGCGCCGCGCTATCCCCAGGAAGAGCTGTATCTGCTGATGGGGAGCGAGGTTGCGCCCAGCGGCTATGCCTGGGTCTTCCCGCGCGGACAGGGGCGGGTTCGCCTTGGGGTAGGGGTCATTCATCCAGACAGTGAGGATGATGCACGCCTTTATCTGGAGTATCTGCTACGCGAGGAGCCGCGTCTGCGTGAAAAGCTGCGCGGGGCCAGTCCTCTGGAGTATCACACGGGCCTCTTTCCGGCGGAAGGACCGGCGGGACGTTTCTCCACCGCTGGTCTCCTGCTGGCGGGTGATGCTGGCGGTCAGGGGTCGACGCTGGTGGGCGAGGGCATTCGCTTTGCCATCTATGCCGGGCGTCTGGCCGGTGAAGTGGCGGCGGAGGCCGTCAAGGAAGGCGACACCTCGGCAACCTTCCTTGAGCGCTTCGATCAGCACTGGCGGGCACGCTTCGGGCGCGAGATGGAGCTGGCCTATCTGATCAATCGTCACATTGCGGCCTACCGTGATGAACAATGGGACGATGCCTTGGTCCTGCTCCGGCGCCTGACTCCATCCCAGTGGGCCCAGGCCATGCGTGGCGAGTTTACCGCCGGCCTGCTCATGGGGATCATGGCCCACAGCCCGCGCCTCGTCGCCAGCGGTGGCCGGCGCCTGCTAGAGCGTCTCCTGAAACGCCTGGCGCAGGGAGCCAGCGCCAGCTGA